Proteins encoded within one genomic window of Arachis ipaensis cultivar K30076 chromosome B08, Araip1.1, whole genome shotgun sequence:
- the LOC107611577 gene encoding uncharacterized protein LOC107611577 translates to MGATPFHHSILEVRLPKHFDKPMDMRYDGTQNPQEHLTTFEARMNLEGVGDEVKCHAFPVTLAEPAIRWFNSLPQGSVARFSDISHAFLAQFTTRIAKAKHPINLLGVTQRSGEPIRKYLDRFKDECLEIDGLTDSSGNTLMMKKSARSWLPTNGSPPTIKLGSTETETDRRNMPETAVRAKHPGRFLESGSSPITPPHRPIIEVYQQIAVKGILSKPRPLKDRTRGNKSLYCDYPKGYGHKTQDCFDLKDTLEQAIRDGKLAEFSHLIREPRRRDRDREAEDKTCAVKRRHDQGDIEQGLTIVNVVTARDAPPRSKSAHKKGDYFIICTKPQEVKVAIQLIRPRGPVF, encoded by the exons ATGGGCGCAACCCCATTTCATCATTCCATCCTCGAAGTCCGGCTGCCAAAGCACTTTGACAAGCCAAtggacatgaggtacgacggaacCCAAAACCCACAGGAGCACCTTACgaccttcgaggccaggatgaacttggagggagtgggagacgaggtGAAGTGCCACGCTTTCCCGGTCACCCTCGCGGaacctgcaatacggtggtttaacaGCCTCCCACAGGGCTCGGTGGCCAGGTTTTCGGATATAAGCCACGCCTTCTTAGCCCAATTTACTACCAGAATCGCAAAGGCAAAGCACCCGATCAATCTGCTCGGGGTGACGCAGAGGTCCGGCGAACCGATCAGGAAATATCTAGACCGGTTCAAGGACGAGTGCTTGGAGATCGACGGGCTGACTGATTCG TCAGGGAATACATTAATGatgaagaagtcagccaggtcgtgGCTGCCAACAAACGGTAGCCCTCCTACAATCAAACTTGGCAGCACGGAAACAGAGACAGACAGAAGGAACATGCCAGAGACGGCGGTCCGAGCAAAACACCCAGGCCGTTTCCTCGAGTCGGGAAGTTCACCAATTACACCCCCTCACCGTCCCATCATAGAAGTTTATCAACAGATAGCAGTGAAGGGAATTttgtcgaagccccgacctcTAAAGGACCGGACCAGGGGAAATAAGAGCCTCTATTGTGATTATCCCAAAGGCTATGGACACAAGACACAGGATTGCTTCGACTTGAAGGACACGTTGGAACAAGCAATCCGGGACGGGAAACTGGCTGAATTCTCCCATCTCATCAGGGAGCCCAGAAGACGAGATCGTGACCGAGAGGCAGAGGACAAGACTTGCGCCGTAAAGCGACGTCACGACCAGGGTGACATCGAACAAGGTCTCACCATAGTGAACGTCGTGACGGCGAGAGACGCACCCCCAAGGTCGAAGTCGGCACACAAGAAAGGCGATTACTTCATCATCTGCACAAAACCCCAAGAGGTCAAGGTCGCCATCCAGCTCATTCGGCCCAGAGGACCAGTGTTTTGA
- the LOC107614534 gene encoding uncharacterized protein LOC107614534: MASRGRGREYNQGRGRRVNEVIIPVDSLTEIVTAMTSVVAAIGAVADVTIRVMDGVESQVGTGNNGDNEYEGGHNIPSQGVPVGYPEQVNTGQAMGESSRRTEVAGSNRREPFTKRKGKITPRSQNFKKNHFVASHSQRRNNDRRNDNRLDPNIEGQTSTQPDDLRCPRCKKYHPNRPCRAGLSVCYKCGKPGHITRDCLYRKRQNAAESDSQT; encoded by the coding sequence ATGGCGTCTCGTGGGCGCGGTCGTGAGTACAATCAAGGTCGAGGACGGAGAGTTAATGAGGTAATCATACCAGTAGATAGTTTGACTGAGATCGTGACCGCAATGACGAGTGTCGTTGCTGCCATTGGTGCTGTTGCTGATGTGACCATCCGAGTGATGGATGGGGTGGAATCACAAGTTGGAACTGGCAACAATGGTGATAATGAATATGAAGGTGGACATAATATTCCGAGTCAGGGGGTACCAGTGGGTTATCCAGAGCAAGTTAACACAGGTCAGGCAATGGGAGAAAGCTCAAGGAGGACTGAGGTAGCAGGGAGTAATCGCCGAGAACCCTTcacaaagagaaagggaaagattACACCTAGGAGTCAGAATTTCAAAAAGAATCATTTTGTCGCTTCACACTCTCAGCGCCGGAACAATGACCGAAGGAACGACAACCGTCTGGATCCGAACATAGAAGGGCAAACCAGTACCCAACCGGATGACTTAAGATGCCCAAGATGTAAGAAGTACCATCCAAATAGACCATGCAGGGCCGGATTAagtgtatgttacaagtgcggaAAGCCGGGGCATATAACTCGAGACTGTCTATATAGAAAGCGCCAGAATGCAGCCGAATCCGATTCTCAGACCTGA
- the LOC107613361 gene encoding anaphase-promoting complex subunit 10 isoform X1 — MEGSQDLCLSYRSSLLQVPHSIYHKPILQLSLIMAAESSEGEEEAKLTGGNQLLVVDDDLREMGKKAAWSVSSCKPGNGVSCLRDDNLETYWQSDGAQPHLVNIQFQKKVRLQLIILYVDFKLDESYTPSKVSIRAGDGFHNLKEIKTVELVKPTGWVYLSLSGTDPRETFVNTFMLQIAVLSNHLNGRDTHVRQIKVYGPRPNPISHQPFQFTSSEFITYSSIR, encoded by the exons ATGGAGGGTTCCCAGGATTTATGCTTAAGTTATCGAAGTTCCTTATTACAAGTTCCTCATTCCATATACCACAAACCAATTTTGCAGCTTTCATTGATTATGGCAGCAGAGTCATCGGAGGGTGAAGAAGAAGCAAAGCTCACTGGAGGGAATCAACTCTTGGTTGTGGATGATGACCTCAGAGAGATGGGCAAGAAGGCTGCCTGGAGTGTTAGCTCCTGCAAGCCTGGCAATGGAGTTTCATGTCTCCGTGATGACAACCTGGAAACCTATTGGCA ATCTGATGGTGCTCAACCCCATTTGGTTAACATTCAGTTTCAAAAGAAAGTTAGATTACAA TTAATTATTCTCTATGTGGATTTCAAGCTCGATGAGAGTTACACGCCAAGCAAGGTTTCCATCCGTGCTGGTGATGGCTTTCACAACCTGAAG GAGATAAAAACTGTGGAACTTGTGAAGCCTACTGGTTGGGTTTATCTCTCATTGTCTGGAACTGATCCTCG TGAAACTTTTGTGAACACTTTCATGTTGCAAATTGCTGTTTTGTCAAACCATCTCAATGGAAGGGATACTCATGTCCGGCAGATCAAAGTTTATGGACCTCGACC GAATCCTATTTCACATCAACCATTTCAGTTTACCTCAAGCGAATTCATCACCTACTCTTCTATAAGATGA
- the LOC107613361 gene encoding anaphase-promoting complex subunit 10 isoform X2: MAAESSEGEEEAKLTGGNQLLVVDDDLREMGKKAAWSVSSCKPGNGVSCLRDDNLETYWQSDGAQPHLVNIQFQKKVRLQLIILYVDFKLDESYTPSKVSIRAGDGFHNLKEIKTVELVKPTGWVYLSLSGTDPRETFVNTFMLQIAVLSNHLNGRDTHVRQIKVYGPRPNPISHQPFQFTSSEFITYSSIR; this comes from the exons ATGGCAGCAGAGTCATCGGAGGGTGAAGAAGAAGCAAAGCTCACTGGAGGGAATCAACTCTTGGTTGTGGATGATGACCTCAGAGAGATGGGCAAGAAGGCTGCCTGGAGTGTTAGCTCCTGCAAGCCTGGCAATGGAGTTTCATGTCTCCGTGATGACAACCTGGAAACCTATTGGCA ATCTGATGGTGCTCAACCCCATTTGGTTAACATTCAGTTTCAAAAGAAAGTTAGATTACAA TTAATTATTCTCTATGTGGATTTCAAGCTCGATGAGAGTTACACGCCAAGCAAGGTTTCCATCCGTGCTGGTGATGGCTTTCACAACCTGAAG GAGATAAAAACTGTGGAACTTGTGAAGCCTACTGGTTGGGTTTATCTCTCATTGTCTGGAACTGATCCTCG TGAAACTTTTGTGAACACTTTCATGTTGCAAATTGCTGTTTTGTCAAACCATCTCAATGGAAGGGATACTCATGTCCGGCAGATCAAAGTTTATGGACCTCGACC GAATCCTATTTCACATCAACCATTTCAGTTTACCTCAAGCGAATTCATCACCTACTCTTCTATAAGATGA
- the LOC107613362 gene encoding early nodulin-75, with the protein MCPKYILVLLLALAFAVANSVARVPTLDSYPPQHKRHHPPLEEEENTQVNNYGHIHKKHPPPKEEENTEVNSFHGKPIPKHPPSNNPATDSYHPYIPPHKGHPPKQGDNSQEDTYLNKPPHGRHGDHPHHEAQSQEDNYPGHNYPGHRPRHPPHPSTPVN; encoded by the exons ATGTGTCCTAAATACATTCTAGTGTTGCTACTTGCACTGGCATTTGCCGTTGCAAATTCTGTGGCTAGAGTTCCCACTCTTGACAGTTACCCACCACAGCATAAAAGACATCATCCTCCcctagaggaagaagaaaacacACAG GTAAATAACTACGGACACATCCATAAAAAACATCCTCCTccaaaggaagaagaaaatacagAAGTGAATAGCTTTCACGGAAAGCCCATACCGAAGCATCCACCATCAAACAATCCCGCTACGGATAGCTACCACCCATACATACCGCCACACAAAGGTCATCCTCCAAAACAGGGAGACAACTCACAGGAGGATACCTATTTAAATAAACCTCCACATGGTAGACATGGAGATCATCCTCACCACGAGGCGCAGTCGCAAGAAGATAACTATCCTGGACACAACTATCCTGGACACAGGCCACGACACCCTCCACACCCTTCAACTCCTGTTAACTGA
- the LOC107611576 gene encoding uncharacterized protein LOC107611576, with amino-acid sequence MHLQSQLNRKSVSPLSDPSSVFFLHPSENLGVSIISVKLDTKNYNEWSRAMLIALKSKNKLGFVDGTLPKPSVDDPNFSAWDKCDIFKIAELEEKLFSLKQGDSSITAYFTKLKDIWEEIENFKSIPLCVACESTCVCGLEKLRIQKKETYSIRFLRGLNEQYHNVCSQVMLAKPLPDVNEVFSLLTQQERHLHLTDENVHDPQIVLAAANFDRFVNRDSNSRFNSRGRGGSGRSNRGRGRGSFGRGYPKICSFCNKTRHLVDVCYQKHGFPPHMKQQPRSVSINMAAEKKCDDKSSSNSTQLADPTSSTVTLSLEQR; translated from the exons ATGCACTTGCAGTCGCAATTGAATCGCAAAAGTGTGAGTCCTCTTTCTGATCCCTCAAGTGTATTCTTTCTTCATCCAAGCGAAAATCTTGGGGTTTCAATTATTTCTGTGAAATTGGATACCAAGAACTATAATGAATGGTCTAGAGCAATGTTAATTGCACTAAAATCTAAGAATAAGCTTGGCTTTGTGGATGGCACATTACCGAAACCTAGTGTAGATGATCCCAATTTTTCAGCTTGGGACAAGT GTGATATCTTCAAGATTgcagaattggaagaaaaattatTCTCTTTGAAGCAGGGGGATTCAAGCATCACTGCTTACTTTACAAAATTGAAGGATATTTGGGaagaaattgaaaattttaagTCTATTCCTCTTTGTGTAGCATGTGAATCCACATGTGTTTGTGGGCTAGAAAAGCTTCGAATTCAGAAAAAGGAGACTTATTCTATTCGATTCCTTAGGGGACTAAATGAGCAATACCACAATGTTTGTTCTCAAGTCATGCTTGCTAAACCTCTTCCAGATGTTAATGAAGTCTTTTCTTTGCTCACACAACAAGAGAGACATTTGCATTTGACCGACGAAAATGTACATGATCCACAAATCGTGCTAGCTGCTGCAAATTTTGATAGATTTGTTAATCGCGACAGTAATTCAAGATTCAATTCTCGTGGTAGGGGTGGATCTGGAAGAAGCAATAGAGGGAGGGGTCGAGGTAGTTTTGGTAGAGGCTACCCTAAAATCTGCTCATTTTGCAATAAGACTAGGCACTTGGTAGATGTTTGCTACCAAAAACACGGGTTCCCTCCCCATATGAAGCAGCAGCCTAGAAGCGTTAGCATCAACATGGCCGCAGAAAAGAAATGTGATGACAAGAGCAGTTCAAACTCAACTCAACTGGCAGATCCAACTAGCTCTACAGTAACATTGTCTCTTGAACAAAGGT